A stretch of Microbulbifer bruguierae DNA encodes these proteins:
- a CDS encoding right-handed parallel beta-helix repeat-containing protein, protein MHQGTYPAFVEHKKPDATGFLEFTAAPGKRPRLEGIELEYRDPQDVYLAFDGFDIYSEQRLRLVQAYNARHLRIQNSVLHADHWSRGPQRGVYAINLRRTEQVLVEGNRFYEVFRGVLIRKSERVTVRSNFIKVKGSSGIMYMSGSRHGVIEFNHITGEDFVRYPEDPLAFDRPHQSIIAISANDLVVRGNLLHGIGNSSGMMLYPQQMPLDVPAYRNILIESNALYDTSNYTALRIYNLGDNVVVRNNFFFSKKRLGDCDGVTDEVHYRYNVALNVHSVAEGFDGSGLALYNNIFLGATLIPDNVVERGNVFWSLRAGDDWRTQAVSPDSRLVVSFGRRCGRQPLLMEDGEFFRTKNDLDFPQKSVFDLTLVGESEHFPKVDMSQLPEFFLAPLDDSGFLAAPVPRSRVEKPLPGPWQQPVQSTPLPVSLKSPVVEH, encoded by the coding sequence GTGCACCAGGGCACCTATCCCGCGTTTGTTGAGCACAAAAAGCCTGATGCGACCGGGTTTCTCGAATTTACGGCTGCTCCTGGCAAGAGGCCACGGCTGGAGGGCATTGAACTGGAATATCGCGACCCGCAGGATGTCTATCTGGCCTTCGACGGGTTCGATATTTACAGTGAGCAGCGGCTGCGCCTGGTACAGGCATACAACGCCCGCCATTTGCGGATTCAGAACAGCGTGTTGCACGCTGATCACTGGTCACGGGGGCCGCAGCGGGGTGTTTACGCCATAAATCTTCGTCGCACCGAGCAGGTGTTGGTCGAGGGAAACCGGTTTTATGAAGTATTTCGTGGGGTACTGATTCGCAAGTCGGAGCGGGTGACAGTGCGCAGCAATTTCATCAAAGTCAAAGGCTCATCCGGCATCATGTACATGAGCGGTAGCCGCCATGGCGTTATAGAATTCAATCACATCACCGGAGAGGACTTTGTTCGCTATCCGGAGGATCCTCTGGCTTTTGATCGGCCGCATCAAAGTATCATCGCAATCAGCGCCAATGATCTTGTCGTGCGTGGAAATCTTTTGCATGGAATAGGCAACTCCTCGGGCATGATGCTTTACCCTCAGCAAATGCCACTGGACGTGCCCGCCTACAGGAACATTCTGATCGAGAGTAATGCACTGTACGATACGTCAAATTATACGGCGCTTCGTATTTACAACCTTGGCGATAACGTCGTAGTGCGCAATAATTTTTTCTTTTCGAAAAAGCGTCTGGGTGACTGTGACGGGGTGACCGACGAAGTCCACTACCGATACAACGTGGCATTAAATGTACATTCGGTGGCTGAGGGGTTTGATGGTTCCGGACTTGCGTTGTACAACAACATATTTCTCGGCGCGACGCTGATTCCCGACAATGTCGTGGAGCGTGGCAATGTCTTCTGGTCACTGCGGGCGGGTGACGACTGGCGCACACAGGCAGTCAGCCCGGATTCACGTTTGGTTGTCAGCTTCGGTCGGCGCTGTGGCAGGCAGCCGCTGCTGATGGAAGATGGTGAATTTTTCAGGACAAAGAACGACCTGGATTTCCCGCAGAAATCCGTTTTTGATCTGACGCTGGTTGGTGAATCCGAACATTTCCCTAAAGTGGACATGTCACAATTGCCGGAGTTTTTTCTGGCACCGCTGGATGACAGCGGGTTTCTC
- a CDS encoding undecaprenyl-phosphate glucose phosphotransferase: MHQGWIRAHQSDLAAVYRAADGLLILIALAICSTFLGSGLDKDWLIAGLSAAVIFAFIAESLELYRSWRTDSFRNMLTTTALAWGMVCLLLLLMAYFSGHGSHYSRLVVGTWFCFTLLGLAVWRYALRHVLHYLRLNNRNTRSAAILGVNAAAMDLAQELEKNPQLGIRLRGIYRIPDQESTSLSTAAPISGSDLEARHPQVTGDFVQALEAARSGELDLIYIALPISEAGHIGRLLAALADTTATVYLLPGIFGTNLLRARWQRIGTSTILSIYDTPIQGFNSWLKRLEDLVVASLALILLSPLMLLIALTVKLSSPGPVLFKQRRYGLNGLTIDVWKFRTMFCTEDGPEIRQACRNDARITPLGRFLRCTSLDELPQLFNVLSGSMSIVGPRPHAVAHNEQYRSIVSGYMLRHKVKPGITGWAQINGWRGETDTLDKMHKRIEHDLDYIRNWSLHLDIYILCMTIVRGFSGKNAY, translated from the coding sequence GTGCATCAGGGATGGATTCGCGCGCACCAAAGTGATCTCGCCGCTGTCTACCGGGCAGCAGACGGTCTACTCATACTGATCGCTTTGGCGATTTGTTCCACATTTTTAGGGAGCGGGCTGGACAAGGATTGGCTGATTGCGGGCCTCAGTGCGGCGGTAATATTTGCCTTCATCGCTGAATCCCTGGAGCTGTATCGATCCTGGCGCACCGACAGTTTTCGCAACATGCTGACAACCACCGCCCTCGCGTGGGGTATGGTCTGCCTGCTGCTGCTGTTGATGGCATACTTTTCAGGTCATGGCTCCCACTATTCCCGGCTGGTTGTGGGCACCTGGTTTTGTTTCACACTACTTGGCCTCGCAGTATGGCGATACGCCCTGCGACATGTACTTCATTATTTGCGGCTGAATAATCGCAATACTCGGTCAGCAGCCATACTGGGCGTTAACGCCGCCGCAATGGATCTCGCTCAGGAACTGGAAAAGAATCCACAACTGGGTATTCGACTGCGCGGGATCTACCGCATCCCGGACCAGGAAAGCACGTCTCTCTCCACTGCAGCTCCAATTTCGGGTTCAGACCTCGAAGCTCGGCACCCGCAAGTAACGGGTGACTTTGTACAGGCATTGGAGGCCGCCCGCAGTGGTGAACTGGATCTGATTTATATCGCGCTCCCCATCAGTGAAGCCGGGCATATTGGCCGTTTGTTGGCGGCTCTGGCGGATACAACGGCCACCGTATATTTATTACCGGGTATTTTCGGCACCAATCTGCTACGCGCACGCTGGCAGCGTATTGGCACAAGTACGATTCTGAGTATCTATGACACGCCCATTCAAGGGTTCAATAGTTGGCTGAAACGGCTGGAAGATCTGGTGGTGGCGTCACTTGCGCTGATATTGCTAAGTCCGCTAATGCTACTGATCGCGCTCACCGTCAAGCTGTCATCACCTGGCCCGGTGCTGTTTAAACAGCGACGCTATGGACTCAATGGACTTACCATCGATGTATGGAAATTCCGCACCATGTTCTGTACCGAAGATGGCCCCGAGATTCGTCAAGCCTGCCGCAACGATGCGCGCATAACGCCGCTGGGACGCTTCCTGCGCTGTACGTCTTTGGATGAATTGCCACAACTGTTCAATGTCCTCAGTGGGAGCATGTCCATTGTCGGCCCGCGTCCCCACGCGGTGGCCCACAACGAACAATACCGCTCCATTGTCAGCGGCTATATGCTGCGTCACAAGGTAAAGCCCGGGATAACCGGCTGGGCACAGATCAATGGCTGGCGAGGTGAGACCGACACTCTCGACAAAATGCATAAGCGGATAGAGCACGATCTCGATTACATACGCAACTGGTCGCTGCATCTGGACATCTACATTCTGTGCATGACGATTGTGCGCGGATTTAGTGGAAAAAATGCATATTGA
- a CDS encoding outer membrane beta-barrel protein: MLARNFQSALGFSCIAAAFSWTPASADPIKLGSGILVSPAVAMDLRYDDNINNSVENPIDSFLLLTNPRVAVEYDRNAVIYSLEYSLSHGNYLDGGRASFTDHALTADAEWEISNRQSLTFGAAYLDIHEEFNDQVANDLESLIYERDRYRESNLFATYSYGAEGARGHLDLTLGVTDRNYIEELIASDRRTPYGGAALSVNIGGKTALLAQLDVRSIHYDQGISAITERDNREASLMIGGERETSQFTALLLAGIVRKYFDNNDIQDYQRPRWIAALDWRPTETSELTLSAERRPVDSVDTLANFVDATSGLVGWQHAWSEKISSNAYFRYTEADFTGTDVQQKSRRWGLTVRYQFRPWMDIRSGISALNQQANEEDLTYDRNQVFLGFDASY, from the coding sequence GTGCTCGCCAGAAATTTTCAATCAGCACTGGGATTCAGTTGCATCGCAGCTGCGTTTTCCTGGACACCCGCGTCTGCCGACCCGATAAAACTTGGATCCGGAATTTTAGTTTCACCTGCCGTCGCTATGGACCTGCGCTACGACGACAATATCAACAACTCTGTAGAAAATCCTATCGACAGCTTTCTATTGCTGACGAATCCCCGCGTTGCGGTTGAATACGATCGCAACGCGGTAATCTATTCACTGGAGTACTCCCTTTCCCACGGAAACTATCTGGATGGTGGCCGTGCTTCCTTCACTGATCACGCGCTCACCGCCGATGCCGAGTGGGAAATCAGCAATCGCCAATCACTGACCTTTGGCGCTGCCTATCTGGACATCCACGAGGAGTTCAACGATCAGGTAGCAAACGATCTCGAAAGTCTCATATACGAACGGGATCGCTACCGCGAATCCAACCTCTTCGCCACTTACAGTTATGGCGCGGAAGGCGCTCGAGGACACCTGGACCTGACCCTTGGAGTAACGGATCGCAATTACATTGAAGAGCTCATTGCCTCCGACCGGCGCACCCCCTACGGCGGCGCAGCACTATCCGTGAATATTGGAGGAAAAACGGCGTTACTGGCGCAACTGGATGTCCGCAGCATTCATTACGATCAGGGCATCAGTGCCATAACAGAGCGTGACAATCGCGAGGCCTCGTTAATGATCGGAGGGGAGCGGGAGACCTCCCAGTTCACCGCACTGCTGCTTGCCGGTATCGTCAGGAAGTATTTCGATAACAACGACATTCAAGATTACCAGCGTCCGCGCTGGATCGCGGCACTGGACTGGCGCCCCACAGAGACCAGTGAACTCACTTTGTCGGCAGAACGACGCCCAGTCGATTCTGTCGATACCCTCGCCAATTTCGTCGACGCTACGTCGGGCCTTGTCGGCTGGCAGCATGCGTGGAGTGAAAAAATAAGTAGCAACGCGTATTTCCGCTATACCGAAGCAGACTTTACCGGGACCGACGTACAACAGAAAAGTCGCCGCTGGGGCCTCACCGTACGCTATCAATTTCGCCCCTGGATGGACATCCGCAGTGGCATTTCCGCCCTGAATCAACAAGCCAACGAGGAAGACCTTACCTACGACCGCAACCAGGTATTCCTTGGATTTGATGCTTCCTATTGA
- a CDS encoding polysaccharide biosynthesis/export family protein produces the protein MPKKVTGWAIPLSALWLSAWGMLPAYADTPSSVLEEQYQLGTGDVITIRVFGEDELSLEVRLSDSGVINYPFLGEIQVAGFTASLLEKKIAAGLLDGYMVNPSVEVTIKEYRSFFVDGEVNTPGSYAFLPGLTINKAIAMASGLTPRASQRKIIIKRGHGENQEVIEAEMDTKLYPGDIITVKQSFF, from the coding sequence ATGCCGAAAAAAGTAACAGGCTGGGCCATTCCCTTATCCGCCCTATGGCTGTCCGCCTGGGGAATGCTTCCCGCCTACGCAGACACACCATCTTCGGTACTCGAAGAGCAGTATCAACTGGGAACTGGTGATGTCATCACTATCCGGGTTTTTGGCGAAGACGAGCTGTCCCTGGAAGTACGCCTCAGTGATAGCGGGGTTATTAACTACCCATTCCTGGGTGAAATCCAGGTAGCCGGTTTCACCGCATCTCTGCTTGAAAAGAAAATCGCTGCCGGCCTGCTCGATGGGTATATGGTCAATCCGAGCGTGGAGGTAACGATTAAGGAATACCGCTCCTTTTTTGTGGATGGCGAGGTTAATACACCCGGCAGCTATGCATTCCTTCCCGGGTTAACCATCAACAAAGCCATCGCGATGGCCAGTGGATTAACGCCTCGGGCTTCTCAGCGCAAGATCATTATCAAGCGCGGTCATGGGGAAAACCAGGAGGTCATTGAGGCCGAGATGGATACCAAGCTGTATCCCGGCGACATTATTACCGTCAAGCAGAGCTTTTTCTAA
- a CDS encoding GumC family protein, translating to MNYPNGNNDGDEPLLDQGPDLQRFGKVLFAQRWMITGLTVAITAAAIAVIAAIPPRYQATASLVFEVDQANPVAVDEIYDAGPQRRDYILTQTEILQSRQLAERVIQRLELMKHPEFSIPTSRGPLSFLSALFGADTASESPAPSQSLAATTSAFLKRLTIEPARNTNLVRIKFEAESADLAALAANTLVEEFVVAQSEAKAQFTSRATSWLNERLETLRGKLEVSENQLQAFRESEDLVDISGVRGLAERDLDVMTTQLQEMRQELKRITSVHQQFETLAGNEMALANLPEVIGNPLIQEIKRNEAAAQRNVAELARRYKSKHPEMITAQNELDMVREQLAAEVRNLADAVTSQYETALSRVRAQELEVERAKQNYQKVSHQEFRYQELVREVEINRQLYDTFFTRVNETRETSGFDIAPARFVDAAVVPNSPEKPNKSLLAAVSLFMALFFSTALAFLLDMLRLGVRGPDDVEISLGQQLIGVIPDMKKLTGIDLHLRTFFDPEQYAFGEAIRTLRTSVVLSSLAKSRRVIAVTSSVPAEGKTTVTENLGFALAQVEKVLLVDADLRRPVVGIDFETAREHPGLTNLIEGTHSIDECVYHDSYSGLDIMPAGTYYRDPQKLLVSPQFAEKIHELSEIYDRVIIDTPPVKAVSDALIISRVSDALLYVVKYDSTKKRIVKKGIDRFIQIGTQVDGVVLTHADVGKDSIYSDEYYGYEYYMTPKYEMARSEKSEKKSDPELKNPELETADDQH from the coding sequence ATGAACTATCCAAATGGCAATAACGATGGTGATGAACCTCTGCTCGACCAGGGGCCGGATCTACAGCGTTTCGGCAAGGTATTGTTCGCTCAGCGATGGATGATCACCGGCCTCACCGTAGCAATTACCGCAGCAGCAATCGCAGTAATCGCCGCCATTCCGCCGCGCTATCAGGCGACGGCATCGCTGGTTTTCGAGGTGGATCAGGCAAACCCTGTGGCGGTGGATGAAATCTATGATGCCGGCCCTCAGCGACGGGATTACATCCTGACACAAACGGAAATTCTGCAGTCACGACAGTTGGCAGAACGGGTCATTCAGCGCCTGGAGCTCATGAAACATCCTGAATTCTCTATCCCAACGTCGCGGGGGCCACTGTCATTTCTCAGTGCCCTTTTTGGCGCTGATACAGCATCTGAATCGCCTGCGCCATCTCAGTCGCTTGCCGCAACAACCAGCGCATTTCTCAAACGCCTCACCATTGAACCTGCGAGAAATACCAATCTGGTGCGGATAAAGTTTGAGGCTGAGTCAGCGGATCTCGCAGCACTTGCAGCGAATACACTGGTGGAAGAATTTGTCGTGGCCCAGTCTGAAGCCAAGGCACAATTTACCAGCCGGGCCACCTCTTGGCTGAACGAGCGACTGGAGACGCTGCGCGGAAAACTTGAGGTTTCCGAAAACCAGTTGCAAGCGTTTCGGGAAAGTGAAGACCTTGTTGACATCAGTGGCGTGCGAGGGCTCGCCGAGAGAGACCTGGACGTCATGACGACGCAACTACAGGAAATGCGTCAGGAACTGAAGCGGATCACCAGTGTACATCAACAGTTCGAGACGTTGGCAGGCAACGAGATGGCCCTGGCCAATTTACCCGAAGTCATCGGCAATCCACTCATTCAGGAAATCAAGCGCAACGAAGCTGCCGCCCAGAGAAATGTTGCTGAACTGGCGCGCCGCTACAAGTCCAAACACCCGGAAATGATTACCGCCCAGAACGAACTGGACATGGTTCGCGAACAGCTCGCCGCCGAAGTACGCAATTTGGCGGACGCGGTAACAAGCCAATATGAGACCGCGCTCTCCCGCGTGCGCGCGCAAGAACTTGAAGTTGAGCGTGCGAAACAGAATTACCAGAAGGTGTCACACCAGGAATTTCGTTATCAGGAGTTGGTACGTGAAGTCGAGATAAACCGGCAACTTTACGATACTTTTTTTACTCGCGTGAATGAGACACGGGAGACCTCAGGCTTCGATATCGCACCCGCCCGTTTCGTGGACGCCGCCGTGGTACCCAATTCCCCGGAGAAGCCGAACAAGAGTCTACTGGCAGCTGTATCTCTGTTTATGGCGTTGTTCTTTTCCACCGCACTCGCGTTCTTACTGGACATGCTGCGCTTGGGCGTACGCGGCCCAGATGATGTAGAAATCTCTCTGGGGCAGCAGTTGATCGGTGTTATTCCGGACATGAAAAAGCTCACGGGAATCGATCTTCACCTTCGCACCTTCTTCGATCCGGAACAGTACGCCTTCGGCGAGGCCATACGTACTTTGCGCACCAGTGTTGTCCTGTCCAGCCTGGCCAAGTCCCGTCGCGTTATCGCTGTGACGTCATCCGTTCCAGCGGAGGGTAAAACGACAGTCACCGAAAATCTCGGATTCGCACTGGCGCAAGTGGAAAAGGTGCTGCTTGTCGATGCGGACCTGCGCAGACCTGTGGTTGGCATCGACTTTGAAACCGCCCGGGAACACCCGGGATTGACCAATCTGATCGAAGGCACACATTCGATTGACGAGTGCGTTTATCATGACAGTTACAGCGGTCTCGATATCATGCCTGCTGGCACCTACTACCGCGACCCGCAAAAACTGCTGGTTTCACCTCAATTTGCGGAAAAAATACACGAACTCTCTGAAATTTACGATCGCGTCATCATCGATACACCACCGGTAAAAGCGGTGAGCGATGCACTGATCATCTCCCGCGTTTCGGATGCGCTGCTGTATGTGGTCAAATATGATTCCACCAAGAAACGCATTGTCAAAAAGGGAATAGACCGCTTTATTCAGATTGGAACCCAGGTCGACGGCGTTGTATTGACTCATGCAGATGTAGGTAAGGACTCTATCTACTCTGATGAGTATTACGGTTATGAATACTACATGACCCCGAAATACGAGATGGCTCGTTCTGAGAAATCGGAGAAGAAATCGGATCCGGAACTCAAGAATCCAGAGTTGGAAACCGCAGACGATCAACACTGA